The DNA segment AAAGGACAAACAAGGGTATGAACAGACAGCAACAACTTTTTCAGCGGCCTTGCTTCTgacatatttttcacattcaATTTCTAGGCATTTCAGAAAAAACTTCAATAATTCAAGTTCTAAGCCTTGAACCAAAACCAGccctgagatgaatcacaacattactttgatttgaagcaaaaaggtaTTTGTGTAGTGTGACATGATTTACTCCATCTACGACtattttaaacatcattttaATCATTcttatataattgtataattgtgTATGCAATTTTTTATGAGATCATatgacttaaagaaatattctgggttcaatacaagttaagctcaatcgacagcatttgtggcataataatgataaccacaaaagttaatttcgacttgtccctccttttcttgtcAACTGTAGCTGTAGGCTAGTCAATTATTGCATGGTATATACTGCATAGACATCAGTATGacagacaaaatatattttttagtttcTACATGGTCCTTCTTTGCTTCATtcactgtaatgtcttaaagaatagttcacataaaatttaaattctgtctttATCAGTTCAATCTCATGGcattgttctcagtccaaacctGTGGGGTTTTAAGTCTTGTAGATATGGTGATTACCAAGAAAGTTCAAGACACTTTAACACTCAGtaacaaatagttttcattatccGAGATGTCCTACATTCAGCAACTACCAAAACTCATTTGCTTCATAAATTAGGAGATGCCTTTCCAAACAGTCTTCTGAATGCGATCCGAGATATGAAGCTAATAATCCTAGACGGAGCTCATTTTCCTGGATCAGAGAATCTTCTGAGCTTGACTGCATGCAAAGGTGCTATTGTTCTGATTTTAACACTTAATTTCACTGGAACCACAAATACAATTTCCATAATGACCTTCCGAAACACCACAAAGCCAGATTTTCTCCGGAACAATTTGAAATTAAACGAGGCATTGAACAAACAAGTACTGCTCCAAGTAAAACATGGAAACAAATGTGAAATCAACAAAGCTGGAAAATTAGGAAAAGTGAAAAATTTGGGTAAAAGTGTATAAcagctcatgaaaaaaaaaaaaaaaaaaaaaaaaaaaaaaaaaccttttcttaACCTGTTCTTAAATCAGTAAATTTACTTAAGGAGAAAACTGCATactatattaagacttgttttcagagaaaagtGCTTGAATCAAGTTTATTTTCCTTTACTCCATTAACACATTTGCTTTTCTAGTTTTAAGTAAAAGCCTAACAAAATTTAATGGTGATtagtgcttaaaacaagaaaaaattaaatatacaaataaacttaattcattatattttctttgaaaacaagtcttattttaCACAACAAGTAAAGTAACAagtaaaggatgtttagatattttgctggaaaacaatacaaaagtattgattaagaaaattattatttgcattGCAGGTATATTCCACAGATTAGTCCAAGTGTTAGGCTGAATAAATAGCAGAGAACAGAATTGTCGGTTGGTGTCTGCTCTGATGAAAACTTCTTGACCTTTGACCTCATGTGCAGAGGGTGTGGCTTCACTGTATCAGAAAATATGACTATCAGGAGTGTCCAAATACTGAGAGAGAGAGCTCCTGACTCAGTTAGCACTCTTAAAGCTCAAGGCAGAATATTGCAACATCTTTCATGTGGCCCACTTCAGTCAATAAAGATCATTTTGTCATCTGGAATGACCCACAAGTCCAGAGTTAGAGCTTATTGTGCTGGTGTGTCTGTTACAGTCTCAATGCCGTTCTGCTCCAGCTGAGCTCGAAGAAGAGCGTTCTCATTCTTCAGCTCCTCCAACTGAAACCAACCACAGAAAACACTGATTATTACAGCTAAAGATCTGGATCTACAGACACATGTTGATCAGTAGATGTAAAGATCTAAATCTAGGGGAAAATGTTGATTATAAGACTGTTGAAGTAGATCTAGATTTCTACCCATCTAGGGACATATTTAAATACAACTTCTAAAGATTTGGaggaaaatataaattattaaagaccccctccagtgaaaatcaagtttttaaccttgtttacatgtccatatggtgttttttaAATGCTAGAAGACATACCATGAGTGAAATCAGCAGTCATTGCCATTGCTGAGCATTTTCGCCTTGGCACTGCAGTGTACGAAAGACAATCTCAAAAACACGGATTCAGACAGACAGGGTTTCATATGTCACAAACCTAAGGAACCAATCCCGTCAACTTGCAGGGTGGGGCTTTCCATATCAATAGCATATGCTACGGCAAAGCAAGGGGTATCAGGAGAAGCCAGGTGTAGCTACGTATCGGTATTTTGCAAGACATATTCTGTTTTCGGATGCAAAGTTGCAAAAGAACAAATGGTGAGCCTTTATGTATTACCAAAGGATCTGAAAATCCGAGATAAATGGTGCAGTTTATTTGGTAAAATCATAATGTCCCAGCAAAACTTCCAGAGAAAACTCAGGTTTGCAGTTGTCATTTTCCAGAGAACTATTTTGAAAATTGTACCCAAAAACTGATGGGTTTTGCCACTAAATATATATGGAACCCAACACGGTTCCATCAATTTATCCTGGGTTCACAGCGAGCCCGAGCTGCAGGCGAGCGGTGCAAGGGTGAGTGGAGATGGAGGTGGAGGCTAATTTGCATATTCATACATCTGCACATACTAAATGAGGCAAAGGTGTAGAGTTATATCTAAGCCATTTTAAGGCATGAAGggattatatacattttttgaaaTGTTACATATAAAGATATAATGAAAAATGTTGAAGTGCTAGATCTAAACATAAAGAGATGATGTTGAAATGCTACATCTAAAGATCTAGAGAAATCAATTAGAGCTAaagatttagaaaaaaatgttgaAATGTTAAATCTAAAGATCTAGAGAAAGATATTGAAATGTTAGATCCAAATATCtataaatgttaaatctaaagaTTCTGTATCCTGAAAAATGTTATATCTAAATATCTAGAGAAAGATGTTAAAATGTTCGATCTAAAGACCTAGAGAAACCAGTTAATTAGAGCTAAAGACCTAGAGAAACCAGTTAATTAGAGCTAAAGATCTAGAGAAAGATGTTGAAATGTTAGACCTAATGATCGAGAGGAATACATTCAAATGTTACATCTAAAGATCAAGAGGAATACATTAATTAGAGCTAAAGATCTAGAGAAAAAATGTTGAAATGTTAAATCTAAAAAGCTGATTGTTAGAAATAAAGATTTAGGGGAAAATGTTTCTAAAGATCTAGAGGAATAAGTTACTTCTTAGATCTAAAGATccagaagattttttttaaatgttaaatataaaaatataatgaaatatgttgAAGTGTTAGATCTAAACATAgagaaacattttgaaatgttcaatCTAATGATCTAGAGGAATAAAGTTAGTTAGAGTTAAAGATCTAGAGAAAGATGTTAAAATGTTAGATCTAAAGATCTAGAGAAATCAGTTAGAGCTAAAGATCTAGAGAAAAATGGTTGAAATGTTAAATctaaagatttaataaaaaatgtgaagCGTTAGATCTAAAGACCTTgagaaacattttgaaatgttagaCCTAATGATCGAGAGGAATACATTGAAATGTTAAGTCTAAAGATCAAGAGGAATAAATTAATTAGAGCTAAAGATCtagatcatttttttaaatgttaaatctgaagatataatgaaaacatttgaagTGTAAGATATAAAGATCTAAAGAAAATTTTGAAATGTTCGATCTAAAGATTTAGAGGAATCAGTTAATTAGAGCTAAAGATCTAGAGAAAAAATGGTTGAAATGGTAAATCTAAAGATGTAATGCAAGATTTTGAAATGTTAGATCTGAAGATCTAGAGAAAATTGGGTTGCccttttttttacagtatgtgtatgtggcagggtggagggcggggccgagtcgtgattctacacaccggCTCCTAATCAGgatgattagcccgagagggataaaggctgactggagacggcagtgcgacagagagagagttacggacagctgtccgacacctgtgtgtgtttgtgtcttctggttcagtttctcattaaatattatttatactgtcaagccagttctcgcctcctccatTCCATGAATGTGTTACAGTGTACTTTTAGTAAACTTACACTGTACTTACCCAATAAAATACTGATTAACATTAGGTAACTACAcatacttaatatgggttaaggttagggttagggttagtacctagtaattactataggTGTtgtaacagtactgtaaaataaattgctaccaaaaatttttaaaatgttaaatataaagacataatgaaacattttgaaatgttagaCCTACAGATAtagagaaaaaagttaaaatgttagATCTAAagctctagagcagtggttctcaaccttttttggatgaacgcccccctacttaATTACCTGACCTCATGCCGCCCACTTCCACTCCCATACCAAATTATGTGACATAATCTGAAAgctaaatatttttgttatttacttaatttgcaacttacagttttataattttacagttttgttaataaattcagcaggctttcGCACTAtaaatgtgagaccaaaccttgcgtttcttgaattcaagcaatGACGACTTTATCTGGGACCTATAAAATGAACATGCATagactgaaaataataataaaagtgatattattattattatatttaaaaaataagtgaAATGACCAATAGTActgcatattttgtcccactgaaatgctcattctacagtATGGCACTGATTTAGAGTTGGATGCAGATATAAATATTCTGGTATCAACAACAGTGAGGTTATCTATAACATTTATAACAAGTAAAAAGTAAACACCTAATTTATGTGGCTAAATAATTCTGTGTGACTGAGTTTGGACTtctttcatcaggttcttattgaTTCAAATCTTTTGTAatgtctgaaggcaaacaaaaccagttatacttacactaaaaaaaaaaaaatttattttgtttatttttttagttttaactGTTATTTGTAACAAGACTATAGTAAGCACATAGAATATGGAttttcactaccatggttagatgtaacttctataaaacaaactactgcattttttgtaattataaactgtaggcctaaacacatttaaaaacaataaatgcaaaatataaacatttataagttgtaacagaAATGAATGATATTCCCTCACTCCTCTATGTTGCCTattacaaatttaatagagctgaagtagtgatataataatatttattatgaatctaTTACTGCccaaagtacagttagtgttactacagtaaattcaagagtggtgatgtagaattctgtgccgaattcaaatggtttccgcgtcTCGCGCCATGCTTCACTGGTTCTCGCAGCACTGCATGATTAAGAGCTCGAACCAAACTGTGACAACGCACCTTCTCTGTCAATTGAGCCGTATCcaactacagagccatacaggcaCATTAGCGGAAGTTGTGACCCtgcctgtctatttgacgctgcaaaaccagatacttcagatgcatcaCAAGACTTCagttcagaatcagatgaaccgcggtacaaatgcaTCCCAACCCGTATAATGGAGAACTGGTAGGCTAATATTCTGAGACTGGATAAACGTTTTTATGACGTAAAACATTTTGTgacctaacgcccccctctcttCTAATTTGTTCTCAGCGCcgcctggcatcctttgaacgcccccgttgagaacccctgatctAGAGGATTCAGTTAATTAAAGCTAAAGGGATAGAGAAAAAAATGGTTAGaatttaataaaacatattaaaatgttaGAGCTAAAGATCTAGAGAAAAACATAGAAAAGTTAGATCGAAGTTAATTATAAGATCGAAAAATGTAGATAAAAATGTTGAATTCTTACGTCTAAAAATCTAGGGGGGAAAATGTTGAAATGTTAGATCTTAAGatcaagagaaaaaaaatttaatgttagatcGAAGCAGCTATTTTTGGTCCATCAAAACATTatacttgactaacattataagtggacttcggggaaaaaacaaatatatacaattcttcaaaagtgtagaatatggccCCTATGTTTAAGTTCAAAATGTTGGAAAATGTTCATGTGATCTAAAATGAAGATAAGAGCAAATAACGAGTAATGtgaatcagtgtttttgtccACAAAATTCAATTTCTGCAGctgatttttttgccatttttattgcGGATTCTTTTTGTCATTTCCACTATTTAAATATGTGTTAAAGGTCATAATTTGAATTATGTTGAGGCAACGTAACTTTCGCCACTTTTAGCTTTTGACCAGTGTTATTACAAATGTACAGGTTTGAGATCTCCTAGTTTCACATAAAGGAGACTGCATCTGGCACATAAGTTTTAAAACAAGCATTTTTACAGGCATATGGGGTACTTAACATCCCACCCAAAACCCACAATGACGGTGACACTCTCTGACACttctttcataatttttttccatgCCGCTGTAAATTCAGAACCATCAGAGCATCATTGCTGAAAAGCGATGAAGGAAAATCTGACTCCATCACATCATATGGTACATGACAAGTTGCAACTAAGCTCCCATTACACTTAGCTGTGCTTTGTCAAACGTTAGAGTACCTGCTGTCTGAGCAACTCATTGTCCATGTGCACTCTCTCCAGCTCTCTCAAACTTTCCTGCAGTCTCTGGTTATTCTGCTTCAGCTCACTGATGTAATCACACGCCTTTGACAGAATCCCACCTTTACTCTGGAAGATAAGAGCCATGTGCAGAATTTATGAGAAGCAGTTTCACAGtgagtttacatgcacaatcttacacccaTTATGCTCAATAAGCTGACAACGTGTAAGGTCAAGTAAACACCTTAACCGGTTTTCTTTAACCGtcgtaaggtcataaacggtttaggTAATTAAACAATCtgcacacatactgtaggttTTTGCCCATTAACCTGATTTAGCATGTGAACACCTTTACCATCCTTGTGCAAGTAAAAAAGTGTCTGTTAAACATTTCCATGTCAAAATCGGAGAAaaacctgatgatttcaaatgtcatgtaatgtGGTTTTCATGCTTTGTTAGGTTTTGTTTAGAATGAGATGATTTTTGACAGcgtattgtgcatgtaaacacactcagagCTCTATTTTCATGACGCAGTGCACAGTTGTTGCTTGTTGCTCTGCACCTTATAAATGTTTTGTGAGAGTGCTCATTCTTCgcacaatttttgtgccagcacaaCGTGCAAGTGCTGtgaaactgtgggtgtattgtatgcaaCTCGTATTTTACACATAAAAATAgtcacactttttaaaaaaatatttctcaaGGCCCCTACATTGTTTTCCATTCTTATGCAAACTCCCCATAAGAAATCAGCATAATTATGAGCCTCAGAGTTTAAGACGATTAGTCGACAAGTCCTTCAGACAATCCACTGACcacttgacttaaaaaaaaatgtcgttTTGTACATCCTTAGTGTCAGCTGAAAATAAGGTTTACAGTTATTATTACAGGTTAATAACAAGGTCAAATCTTTATTTTCTGTCTCCCTTCACAAGTAATTTCTCATGTAAGATGTTGGTGCTGCTGACCCCTCCAGTCTTGGTACTGTCCAAGTTGCAATCTGGGATGATATTTGAGAGTGTCACAATCCAGTTGTTGATTTTGTCTCGCCGTCGCCTCTCAACTGCACATTAACAATATGAAGGAGATTAGAAGAGGCAAAAAGCTAAATCTGAGCCACAATATTCATTATACCAAAACAAATGTTCAGCCTATCAAAAACACTCTACTGGCCTCTACTGGCCTCTGCTGACATTCATTTTTTAGTATCATCATCTTAAGGGTGGGCAGAGTATTAGTTAACATGCAGGCCCTGTGTATGTTACTTGGCTATCACCATAGAGTAACAACATATTACATTACGAGATTTCACATACCTTCATTATGTTGTGCCCTTCTCCTCTCATCTCTAGGCGTGTGTGGACTGTCCATTTTCCTATAGTAgtaatgaaaaatgaaataaaacgcATGTGACCAATATTTCATACTGTACATCTCTTAATTTCATCAAATCAGTGCCTTAACCTGTGTACACTTTTTATTTAATACCCCAAAACATTAAtcaaacaaacatgaacaaagctaaacataaacaaaacagaaaagaaccccccgccccccccctcccccctgaaacaaaaacaacacaacacacaaaaaaaaaataaaaaaatcgaacACATTTTCCTGGAATTAAGTCTTGATGGCAAATTCAAactttgatttaattaaaaaattgtttGGCCAATTTGGCCAAAAAAGTCCAACCTCCTCCTACTTTCAGTTCCAGAATCTACTGGCAGCTTTGTCAGTGGGTAATAACTTCTGTTTGTACGTTTTTAATTAACtttaagtaaatattgtgtaaaataagtgttcatttcaTTTCAGCAGTTTAGTGTATATCTGATTTGCTGTTattcaaatatattatatataaatattggcATAATATCGACCATCAGGCATTGAAAAACACAAATCCGTCAACCAGTCTGTATATGACAAGCTTAGCCCCTGTCTATGCAAAGCTGAACAAATTTAAAGCTAGTATAAGAGTGGAATGACAGATATCTGCATATTGTCTCTCTGCCCTTTCCCTGCTGTTCTCCGGGGAGTCTCGGTGTCGGCTGCGTTCATTACATTATAAATTGCAGAGCAGCAAACCAGCTGCCGTCTGCGAGGAGGCTCAGCTTTAGCCTAATAACACAACTGTTCTTCCCGTTCAGTCTTCCCTCAGGTATGCTTTAATTAAGTCACGATTCCACAGCGATGAGTCTGTCACACCTCATAGGGCAGAGTACATAACGCCGGGGTAAAACGCCTCGCAAGATGCCACAGAGGAGGTGAGATACGCTTTATCTGTGCTAAAGCAAAACAAAGAGTTGTAAAGTGTTTTCAactcgattttttttttcttatttaaactACAGGAAATTGAAGTCTTCTGTCTCTTTAAATGAATAGCAATGGTAAAGTGTGTTCTTAGGCATGATGCAATGTAAATTATAATGCAAATTACtttaatatttcacataataattataaaaaaatatcaggCAATATTCTATGTGTACTGTGTGGTTACAGTAGGTAGTATTCCAGTCCACAATGTGAATCCTCACCCATTCTACCTGACTGTAGTTGTCTTTATGTCTAATAACAAGTTcaaatgtcaaatcaaccaaatttcagaaactttccctgcttaattttttttatttagctaaTATTTTGTCTAAAGAAAGTTAAACATAAATAATGATGaaagtcaatttattttttatttttttattattttctccccttttttctccccaatatgggatgcccaattcccaatgcgctctaagtccttgtggtggtgtagtgactcgcctcaatccaggtggcagagggcgaatctcagttgcctctgtgtctgagaccgtcaatccgcacatcttatcctgtggcttgttgagtgcgttactgcagagacgtagCATGTCTTCACGtgattctccgcagcatccacacacaactcaccacgcgccccaccgagcgcgagaaccgcattatagggaccacgaggaggttaccccatgtgactctacccttcctagcaaccgggccaatttggttgcttaggagacctggctggagtcactcagcactccctggatttgaactcacgactccaggtgtggtagtcagcgtcaatactcgctgagctacccaattattaaatgtcatggatcaatatttactgagtaatccatcaTTTTGTAGAGGGGGTCAAAATTAGAATTTTCACCTTTAATTttgaagtaaaaacaaaatactttAGAAAggtgtgtgacaaggaggagggcggggccgggcgtgtgtagtcacggccaatcgggctaatcagccgaggagaggcaTAAGTGCAatgagatgcggcagttcgggagagagagagctttaggcaactgccctgtatgcgtttatgtttgtgtgtttttgtgtttgagtttattaaaatattactttgatgcttcagaggagttccctaccggctggCAAAATGTGGCGGGATCGGAAGAACGGCCGctgtccacgaggggaggaggggctcgctgccgaccgcctggagcggtagagccgctgccaggggcggaggagttccctactggCTGCCGAAATGCGGATGGGCgttctgtccaccaggggtcggaggactgtctccggtccgcccgggaaggagcggctgttgtccgccagagggtggagtgatcgaggaccaggcgatggcgtgtctgggaaccggcgagtatgtttttcctctctctcctttctctctctcactgtcgctccgcgttggcctttccttctcctctttttgttgttttgcttttccctccccttgtctccctcctaGGTCGTGGAAGGCGGGGAAGGCcaggttccccggcctgaggcaaaggagggaggagtgtgacaaggaggagggcggggctgggccgtgactacgcacgcccggcccccaatcgggctaatcagctgaggagagggataagtgcaacaaGATGCGGAAGTTCGGGATAGAGAGAGCTACAGGTaactgccctgtatgcgtttatgtttgtgtgtttttgtgtttgagttcattaaaaacattactttgatgcttcatctggttcccgcctcctcctttccattgtaccctgttacattggtgccgaagcccaggaaggaggagggatgcaccgtcgtagagtcctcgccactaccatccacggCCGCCATCCACGAGgtgaggaggggctcactgccggccacctggagcattggggccactgccaggggcggaggagttccctaccggccgccaaaatGCGGCAGGATCGGAAGAACGGCCGCTGtccgcaaggggaggaggggctcgctgccgaccgcctggagtggtagagctgctaccaggggcggaggagttccctaccggcagCCGAAATGCGGATGGGCGTTCTCtccaccaggggttggaggactgtCTCCGGTCCGCCTGGGAAGGAacggctgttgtccgccagagggtggagtgatcgaggacca comes from the Myxocyprinus asiaticus isolate MX2 ecotype Aquarium Trade chromosome 15, UBuf_Myxa_2, whole genome shotgun sequence genome and includes:
- the LOC127453210 gene encoding upstream stimulatory factor 2 isoform X3, translating into MWFPQLTSAEPSTLLHSNGGSSAGEGTGNEAQCAYYSVSSVSEGTAPAVSMQASTDPALTQTAGQFYVMMTPTDILHSATQRTIAPRTQPYTLKMDSPHTPRDERRRAQHNEVERRRRDKINNWIVTLSNIIPDCNLDSTKTGGSKGGILSKACDYISELKQNNQRLQESLRELERVHMDNELLRQQLEELKNENALLRAQLEQNGIETVTDTPAQ
- the LOC127453210 gene encoding upstream stimulatory factor 2 isoform X2; this encodes MNVVSTANISGAQHAFTQTVIQNSFSNGGSSAGEGTGNEAQCAYYSVSSVSEGTAPAVSMQASTDPALTQTAGQFYVMMTPTDILHSATQRTIAPRTQPYTLKMDSPHTPRDERRRAQHNEVERRRRDKINNWIVTLSNIIPDCNLDSTKTGGSKGGILSKACDYISELKQNNQRLQESLRELERVHMDNELLRQQLEELKNENALLRAQLEQNGIETVTDTPAQ